The Oryza brachyantha chromosome 6, ObraRS2, whole genome shotgun sequence region aattttttaaataagacgaagaatcaaaacattgtataaaaatagaaaaacgaTCTTATTTccacggaggtagtatatttctatattgtcGGTTCTTTTCGGTGATAGAATCGGAAAGAACTGGGCATGACAGTACTGTTCTTTTCAGTTGGAGATTCCTTCCTATTTTAGGTTCTTTTCGATGATGGATCGGAAGTTCTGAATTATACCGGCCGTCTCCAGTTCCAGCCAGGCCGTGGCTGTCCAACACTAGCCAACGGGGTTAttgtattgaaaaaaaatgatcaaacaatatatttataaataaaaattgtgaataaaaacttttatatacttattctaAGTGATCTAGAAACCAATTCTTggaaataaaaaactcaaaattaactctaagttaaagattaaaaatttaaattttggcttataaagataagcataagtgaaaagatagaaTTTTTTGTCTGTAAATATTCCtcgctccttttttttccctacgCACCGACCGACTAACATCCACGCCTTGCACCAGGCAGGCACTGCCACACTGTTGGTTTACGAATCGTCGGTCACCGTGGTCTCCATGAGCTCTAGCTCCctccatcttaaaataaactatttttttattttttacatataatttttgactcttcgtcttattcaaaaatttttacgattgatatttttgttttattagatgataaatcataaatagtactttacgtgtgattaattttttttctaattttttgaaatttttttaaataaaacggatgataACACGGAAATCGggaattaattttgttttttttgactAGTAGAGACGTTGTCGTCGTACAGCGACGTACGTGTGCCTACCGACACGCGAGACAAGGTGGACCAGATTGATCATCTGTTAACGTCGCTCGCTATCGGCGCCTggcgggcggccggcggctcGCGACGTACGTGGGGGACCACACGCGACTACGCGAGCACAATCACAAAAATTGGCAGGGCCATCCAAGCCAACCACAGACGTCAGTGGGACAAGGATCGTTTGCAGCAGCACGTGAAGGAAAAAATCcagtttttttgataaaagatATTAtcctatttttatagttatttaacgatataaatgataaaattagttatcataaatttaaaaatctatttagaAATGTGAAATAATAAACTTCTATACAGAAACAACACAGTCATACAACTGCTTAAAAAAGTTAGACTATGGTCTCGTTCGTTTGGAGGGGTTACTGGACAGATTCActcgtttttcacgtgcacATTTTCTGAGTGGTTAAACGGTTTGTGTTTTGTAAAGaaattctatagaaagttgttttaaaaattcttatcaatcatttttcaaatttttatagatgtaattaattaattaatcatatggccataatcaattaatcatatagcCAAAAAAGCAGGGCCTACATCTCAGTAGTGGACGAAAAGGAGCTAGATAGACCGGAAGATATGCATAGGAGATATAGATAGGGATAAAGTGTTTTGCTTTCTTATTCAGCCGACTCACCAAATAACTATTAATCGtctattttgtattataaaatattttgactatATTAAGATTTCCCTGTTGATCATGTATTCAGCATATGCATGaatcaaaacaaatttataaagtCTTATGCAGTAAAAAAGAATTAGCATATTTGTTTTGCtaggccatatatatatatgtatatatatgtatatatatgtatatgtatgcatTGATCTAGAACATAGTGAGTAACCTCTAGAAAGATGGCAATTGGCAAGCCAAAGTGCCAAACTTAATTACAGATGATTTCCTTCTTTCCTATGTGGGGTTACAAATAAAGCGGACGTGTCCAAAATGTTATAAGTGATTAAATGCATGTATGATATCCGCAGATACGGGCTTGCAAAGAATCGACAAAGCAacaacatttttcttttctgccgAGTGGGCGCGCGGGCGTGTCTTGCCCGTTGGCACTTGTGTGGTGACGGCCACGGAAAGCGGCGGCAAAGACTGCGCTTCAGTTCTGTCCGATCTGTGGATGATAGCTTGGGACCGAAGCTGGCTGCAACGCAATCAGTACGTGGTTGTTCAATTCGTGCCGCCGTGACATGCCTGGTGGTCAGCAGCGAGTTATGCTATCACTCTACCATTTTGATGATCAGCAACGAGTTGTGCGATCATTTTGATGATCCTGCGGACAGATCAAACTTTGggaaccaaagaaaaaaaagtgtcTTAAGTCTCTCTTTCTATATGATAATATGACACTGGTAAGtcatcttttctttgtttgaaaaaaagtcaaacaatatatttacaaacagaaaatgatttacgaataaaacatttatatacatgttaataGTGAGCTAAAcgccaaggctaaaaataaaatacgatgaaaaaatctcaaaattaactgtaaatttaagattaaaattcagaatttagcttataaacataaacgaagcaaaaagatgggtgtaattaatttatccaaatatatccTCCGTGCtttaatatataacattgAGTTTTTGTcatacatttgatcattcatctaatttaaaatttgtgtacaaatatatgaaaatataagttataattataatatatttagtgtTAAATCCAATCACAATACCTAACAACTTATACGCTGAGCGAACGAGCTTAAGTAAAGAATgcacatatattttcaaaaagagtaaatttcattAAACTCCACATACTTTGagtaaattattataaaactacaGTTTAGCTCGtatatcacaaaattatatatttagcaGTAAATTTCTCATAAAACTACATGTTTATGTTTAAGGTATTGTATTACAAAACTAGATATTTAGCAgtacaactaaaaaaactcttaagtTTTAGAGTTCCACGGTTATcctttataaattataaaaattatatatttttttgataaaattgacgttacattataattttgggATACAATGTCTTAATTATctagttttgtgaaaaaaaaaataatgttacaTAGGTAGTTTTATTATATACACCATTAAAAACTGTTAAACGGCTCTGGAAGGCGCGAGGCCTGCAAGCGGCGACGATGACCGACGAGACGTGCGTGCAGTGGCGTCACTGCGAGCGGAAGGTGGGGCAGCGTTGCGCTGCGCCGATGTCTGCGAGAGCCAACAGGGAGGGGCGGCGGGCGAAGGACGGCAGCGTGCGAcgtgcggcgggcggcgctggGGTAAAGTTGTGAGTGAGACGGTGAGATGCAAAGAACGTGACAGGAGAATCAGAGGCAGAGGCTCAGGGTTGAGAGAGATGGAAACCACGGTTTACCGTTCAAATGGACCAAAGTCCCAATAGAGTTTGTATCAGCAAGACAGCaatgacaaaaatatttttttctttaaaattgcAAGGACCCATGGAGATTTTCATGGATAAATTTTGTCCCTCGTCCCGTCCCCAAAAAACGAGGACCCAACCCTAAATTCCTATGGAAACGGTTTTGGCCCGGCCGTGTTGGGGCGGGTTCTCGTCGGGTCGCGTCACCGGCAGAGATTTGGGCAAGCCTAGCCAGTGGGGATTAAGCGAATCTTTCAGTTAGCACACGGTGGAAAATGAACGATTTGTTTAATTGCTCAATTAAGACAAGTTTacttccaaaaactttttataaaaacatcaaaccgaatatttaaaaacctaaataaagtattaaatatatataaacattaaaactaattacacagttatgaagaaaatcatgagatgaattttctaagcctaattagtatatgattagccataagtattATAGTAaacaatatgtgctaatgacagattaattagtctcaaaaaaatcatcttaCGGTTTTCAAgcgaaatttgttttgtaattagattaATGTACGACCGTACGTGTGGATACGACGTtccacccaaaaatttttgggatcTAAACGCTGCCTAAGCGATTTAATTTAACACCAATTGCTGACCGCACGGCGCACCTGGCGTCCTCGCCGGTGAGAATCGCAAATAAAACGAGGCTACGGCAGGGTGAGACAGAGGCGTTGTCAATTCTGAGCTTCATGGCGGGAATTCTTCGGAATACCATCGTCGTGGCCATGGGCGCGGGGGCGCTAGGCGGGCCGGACGCGTTGCGGCTCTTGGTCGCCTTCGCCGGGCGGAGCCCCGCCGTCGATATCGCCATCGTCGTCTTCGTAATCGCGGCGGTCACCGCGCCCGCCCTCGGCACCGTGCTTCTCGCCCGCTTCTTCCGCAAGGCGCGCGCTGGGGGCGGCGCGGGACGCCGCGCGACGTGGCCGACGGTCGCTGACCCCTTCGCCAAGATGACGCAGGCGGTGTCCCTGGCCGTGGCCGTCCTCGTCTCCGACTCCCTGCTCCTCCTGCCGCCGTTCCAGTCCGGTGACCTCGGCCCCCTCCGCTTCCTTCTCGCCTTCGCTGGAGCCGCGCTCGTCTTCGGCGCCAGCGCCGCGCGCGTCCGCACCGTGCTTCTCCCGAATGGGCACGGCGCCGCCCACGCCACGGAGCGCTCCATCAAGGCGACCCTGCTAGTGTCCCCTGCCGGCGTCTGCTTCCTCCTCGTCCCTTCCGTTGCAGTTGGCATCCTCGACGCGCCGGCGCAGCGCCTCCTCGCCTTCACCTCCAAGAACCCACTCGCCACCGTGCCCGTCGgcgtcgctgccgccaccgTCATCAGCGCCACGCTTCTGGCCCTTTTCTTCTGCAAGGCGCAAAGTgccccgcccccccccccccccccccccccccccgcttCTGACCCGTTGCCGGCCACGGAGCGAATCActtcttcctcgccgccgcacccgtCGCCTGATGTCCGAGTACCGAGCCGTGCCAGCGCCTGAAGATTCACACTAGCagtactttcttttttttcttccctttttctttttctgttttctcgAGGGATACGTAGTAATAATAGAAGGATTAAACGACTAACCAAGTTGCAATACTTTTGTATTTCAATCGTTAGCTAATTAGCTTATACTATACGTTAATCGTGAGCTGAACTAGTACATCATCGTTGAAGTAATCGACTAGTAATTAGTACTCCAATAATAACAGAAGTAGTAACCATTATTGGACTACTAGTGCAGTCTGCCATTACGTTTATAGAAGGACAACGCAAATGAACGGAAATCTttgtactttaaaaaaattatgaataaaaaattt contains the following coding sequences:
- the LOC121054677 gene encoding uncharacterized protein LOC121054677, with translation MAGILRNTIVVAMGAGALGGPDALRLLVAFAGRSPAVDIAIVVFVIAAVTAPALGTVLLARFFRKARAGGGAGRRATWPTVADPFAKMTQAVSLAVAVLVSDSLLLLPPFQSGDLGPLRFLLAFAGAALVFGASAARVRTVLLPNGHGAAHATERSIKATLLVSPAGVCFLLVPSVAVGILDAPAQRLLAFTSKNPLATVPVGVAAATVISATLLALFFCKAQIPLQYNSKE